A genomic stretch from Canis lupus baileyi chromosome 3, mCanLup2.hap1, whole genome shotgun sequence includes:
- the TMEM170A gene encoding transmembrane protein 170A isoform X6 produces MWYGVFLWALVSSLFFHVPAGLLALFTLRHHKYGAAIAGVYRAAGKEMIPFEALTLGTGQTFCVVVVSFLRVLATL; encoded by the exons ATGTGGTATGGTGTGTTCCTGTGGGCACTGgtgtcctctctcttcttccatgtCCCTGCTGGATTACTGGCCCTCTTCACCCTCAGACATCACAAATATG GTGCTGCAATTGCTGGAGTGTACCGAGCAGCAGGAAAGGAAATGATACCATTTGAAGCCCTCACCTTGGGCACTGGACAGACGTTTTGTGTAGTGGTGGTCTCCTTTTTACGGGTTTTAGCTACTCTATAG
- the TMEM170A gene encoding transmembrane protein 170A isoform X4, with protein MWYGVFLWALVSSLFFHVPAGLLALFTLRHHKYGRFMSVSILLMGIVGPITAGILTSAAIAGVYRAAGKEMIPFEALTLGTGQTFCVVVVSFLRVLATL; from the exons ATGTGGTATGGTGTGTTCCTGTGGGCACTGgtgtcctctctcttcttccatgtCCCTGCTGGATTACTGGCCCTCTTCACCCTCAGACATCACAAATATGGTAGGTTCATGTCTGTAAGCATCCTGTTGATGGGCATCGTGGGACCAATTACTGCTGGAATCTTGACAA GTGCTGCAATTGCTGGAGTGTACCGAGCAGCAGGAAAGGAAATGATACCATTTGAAGCCCTCACCTTGGGCACTGGACAGACGTTTTGTGTAGTGGTGGTCTCCTTTTTACGGGTTTTAGCTACTCTATAG